One window from the genome of Hoplias malabaricus isolate fHopMal1 chromosome 18, fHopMal1.hap1, whole genome shotgun sequence encodes:
- the aplnrb gene encoding apelin receptor B has translation MGDMNEDYYTDYEDSPNNSMCDYEEWGPSYHLIPILYMFIFILGLSGNGVVIFTVWKAQGKRRAADVYIGNLALADLTFVVTLPLWAIYTALEYHWPFGAALCKISSYVVLLNMYASVFCLTCLSLDRYLAIVHSLTSTQLRTQGHMRASLAAIWVMSGALASPTLLFRNTLFDSATNRTSCAMDFSLVVSERGQENLWIAGLSISSTTLGFILPLLAMMVCYGFIGSTITRHFNSLRKEDQRKRRLLKIITTLVVVFAACWMPFHVVKSMDALSYLGLAPDSCTLLTFLLMAHPYATCLAYVNSCLNPFLYAFFDLRFRSQCLYLLNIKKVLHASPASSLSSQKTEAQSLATKV, from the coding sequence ATGGGGGACATGAATGAAGACTACTACACCGACTACGAGGACTCTCCCAACAACAGCATGTGCGACTACGAGGAGTGGGGACCGTCCTACCACCTCATTCCCATTCTCTACATGTTCATCTTCATCCTGGGCCTTTCGGGCAACGGCGTCGTCATCTTCACGGTTTGGAAAGCTCAAGGCAAACGGAGGGCTGCGGATGTCTACATCGGCAACCTGGCTCTGGCTGACCTGACCTTTGTGGTGACCCTGCCTCTGTGGGCCATCTACACAGCTCTTGAGTACCACTGGCCCTTTGGCGCTGCCCTCTGCAAGATCAGCAGCTACGTGGTGTTGCTGAACATGTACGCCAGCGTCTTCTGCCTCACCTGCTTGAGCTTGGACCGCTATCTAGCCATCGTCCACTCTCTGACAAGCACCCAGCTCCGTACCCAAGGACACATGAGGGCATCCCTAGCCGCCATCTGGGTCATGTCTGGAGCCTTGGCGTCTCCTACGCTGCTCTTCCGCAACACTCTGTTCGACAGTGCGACCAACCGCACCTCCTGCGCCATGGACTTCAGCCTGGTGGTCTCCGAGCGTGGTCAGGAAAACCTGTGGATCGCAGGGTTGagcatctcctccaccaccCTGGGCTTCATCCTTCCGCTCCTGGCCATGATGGTGTGCTACGGCTTCATCGGCAGCACCATCACTCGCCACTTCAACAGCCTCCGCAAGGAGGATCAGCGCAAAAGGCGTCTCCTGAAGATCATCACCACGCTGGTGGTGGTTTTCGCGGCCTGCTGGATGCCCTTCCACGTGGTGAAGAGCATGGACGCCTTGTCCTACTTGGGCCTGGCTCCAGACTCCTGCACACTGCTCACTTTCCTGCTCATGGCACATCCCTACGCGACCTGCCTGGCCTACGTCAACAGCTGCCTCAACCCCTTCCTCTACGCCTTCTTCGACCTTCGCTTCCGCTCCCAGTGCCTGTACCTGCTGAACATCAAGAAGGTGCTTCACGCAAGTCCGGCAAGTTCCCTGTCCTCGCAGAAGACCGAGGCACAGTCTCTGGCCACCAAGGTGTGA